A genomic window from Corynebacterium fournieri includes:
- the rpmH gene encoding 50S ribosomal protein L34 — protein MSKRTFQPNNRRRARKHGFRARMQTRAGRAIVSARRKKGRAKLTA, from the coding sequence GTGTCCAAGCGGACTTTCCAGCCGAACAACCGTCGTCGCGCTCGCAAGCACGGCTTCCGTGCCCGCATGCAGACCCGCGCCGGCCGCGCCATCGTTTCCGCGCGCCGCAAGAAGGGCCGCGCAAAGCTGACGGCATAG